The following coding sequences are from one Chaetodon trifascialis isolate fChaTrf1 chromosome 24, fChaTrf1.hap1, whole genome shotgun sequence window:
- the LOC139328042 gene encoding NACHT, LRR and PYD domains-containing protein 3-like, producing MKAEDNGGLPVCLTGSMAENPLLDLDLNPALQFGRGCSSRASSLGFITAIFLANCALLEENIVSFVRNELKKIKTALSSDYPECSESQGEDEYEDAEQRRSSKEAFLKITLHFLRRMKEEELAERLQSKHFAPICRRKLKCNLKEKFQCVSEGIAKAGKRTLLNQIYTELFITEGGTGQVNDEHEVRQIETASRKPHGPETTIRQEDIFKASPGRDEPIRTVMTKGVAGIGKTVLTQKFTVDWAEDKAHQDIQFMFPLTFRELNVLREKKFSLVELVHHFFPETKEAGICRFEEFRVLFILDGLDE from the exons ctgcagttcggtcggggctgctcctccagagcgagcagtctgggTTTTATCACCGCCATtttcctcgccaactgcgcg ctgctggaggagaacattgtctcttttgtgaggaacgagctgaagaagatcaaGACGGCTCTGAGCTCAGATTACCCAGAATGCTCAGAGAGTCAGGGGGAGGATGAGtatgaggatgcagagcagaggaggagcagcaaagAGGCATTTCTGAAGATCACACTGCACTTCCtgaggagaatgaaggaggaggagctggctgagcgtctgcagagca AACATTTTGCTCCAATTTGTCGGCGTAAACTTAAATGTAACCTGAAGGAGAAgttccagtgtgtgtctgaggggATCGCTAAAGCAGGAAAGCGGACCCTCCTGAATCAGATCTAcacagagctcttcatcacagagggagggacaggacaggtcaatgatgaacatgaggtcagacagattgAAACAGCATCCAGGAAACCACACGGACCAGAAACCACAATCAGACAAGAAGACATCTTTAAAGCCTCACCTGGACGAgatgaaccaatcagaacagtgatgacaaagggAGTGGCTGGCATTGGGAAGACGGTCTTAACACAGAAGTTCACTGTGGACTGGGCTGAAGACAAAGCCCACCAGGACATACAGTTCATGTTTCCATTgactttcagagagctgaatgtgctgagagagaaaaagttcagcttggtggaacttgttcatcacttctttcctgaaaccaaagaagcaggaatctgcaggtttgaagagTTCAGGGTTTTGTTCATCCTTGACGGTCTGGATGAG
- the LOC139328043 gene encoding protein NLRC3-like: MVTEVRGFTNEQKEEYFRKRFRDKKQANRIISHIKTSRSLHIMCHIPVFCWITATVLEDVMKTREEGQLPKTLTEMYIHFLVVQSKVKNIKYDGGAESDPQWTPQSRKMIESLGKLAFEQLQKGNLIFYQSDLTECGIDIRAASMYSGVFTQIFKKERGLYQDKVFCFVHLSVQEFLAALRVHLTFIKSGVNLMSEGQTTFHKRTKAKLRLFFDREPETNQSLLRGLLTPIGSGSETNQVTVKYIRKKIEEDFSAEKSINLFHCLNELNDRSLVDQIQQSLSSGSLSTDKLSPAQWSALVFVLLSSEKDLDIFDLKKFSATEETLLRLLPVVKASNKALLSGCKLSERSCEALSSVLRSQFSSLRELDLSNNNLQDSGVKLLCAGLETLRLSVCNLLERSCEALSSVLRSQSSSLRELDLSDNNLQDSGVKLLCAGLESPHCALETLRSPHI; encoded by the exons atggtgacagaggtcagagggttcactaatgaacagaaggaggagtacttcaGGAAGAGGTTCAGAGACAAGAAGCAGGCCAACAGAATCATCTCCCACATCAAGACATCACgaagcctccacatcatgtgccacatcccggtcttctgctggatcactgctacagttctggaggatgtgatgaagaccagagaggagggacagctgcccaagaccctgactgagatgtacatccacttcctggtggttcagtccaaagTGAAGAACATCAagtatgatggaggagctgaatcagatcctcagtggactccacagagcaggaagatgattgagtctctgggaaaactggcttttgagcagctgcagaaaggaaacctgatcttctaccaatcagacctgacagagtgtggcatcgatatcagagcagcctcaatgtactcaggagtgttcacacagatcttcaaaaaggagagaggactgTACCAGGACAAGGTGTTCTGCTTCGTCCATCTGAGtgttcaggagtttctggctgctcttcGTGTTCACCTGACCTTCATCAAGTCTGGAGTCAATCTGATGTCAGAAGGACAAACAACTTTCCATAAACGAACAAAAGCTAAACTCCGGTTGTTCTTTGACAGAGAACCTGAA ACCAATCAGAGTCTCCTACGAGGCCTGCTGACACCGATAGGAAGTGGCTCAGAAACCAATCAGGTAACAGTCAAGTATATCAGGAAGAAGATTGAAGAAGatttctctgcagagaaaagcatcaatctgttccactgtctgaatgaactgaatgatcGTTCTCTGGTGGATCAGATCCAACAGTCTCTGAGTTCAGGAAGTCTCTCCACAGAtaaactgtctcctgctcagtggtcagctctgGTCTTCGTCTTACTGTCATCAGAAAAAGATCTGGACATATTTGACCTGAAGAAATTCTCTGCTACAGAGGAGACtcttctgaggctgctgccagtggtCAAAGCCTCCAACAAAGCTCT ACTGAGTGGCTGTAAgctctcagagagaagctgtgaagctctgtcctcagtcctcagatcccagttctccagtctgagagagctggacctgagtaacaacaacctgcaggattcaggagtgaagctgctgtgtgctggacTGGAAACTCTCAG aCTGAGTGTTTGTAACCTCttagagagaagctgtgaagctctgtcctcagtcctcagatcccagtcctccagtctgagagagctggacctgagtgacaacaacctgcaggattcaggagtgaagctgctgtgtgctggactggagagtccacactgtgcactggaaaCTCTCAG AAGTCCACACATTTGA